Proteins encoded by one window of Leopardus geoffroyi isolate Oge1 chromosome X, O.geoffroyi_Oge1_pat1.0, whole genome shotgun sequence:
- the LOC123594141 gene encoding histone H2A-Bbd type 1-like isoform X2, translating into MSGRRRRRDRRRQRRHAVSRSRRAELQFPVSRVERLLREGRYARRLSTSTPVFLTAVLEYLTANILELAGKEALDSHKMRITPEHVQRALGSNQHLKGLLENTTSPRVDGMPRVRKW; encoded by the exons ATGTCTGGGAG GCGCCGCCGCCGGGACCGTCGCAGACAGAGGAGGCACGCGGTATCCCGCTCCAGGAGAGCCGAGCTGCAATTCCCGGTCAGCCGCGTGGAGCGTCTGCTGCGAGAGGGTCGCTACGCCCGGCGCCTGAGCACATCCACCCCGGTCTTCCTGACCGCCGTTCTCGAGTACCTGACGGCCAACATCCTGGAGCTGGCGGGCAAGGAGGCTCTGGACAGCCACAAGATGCGCATCACCCCGGAGCACGTGCAGCGAGCCCTGGGCAGCAACCAGCACCTCAAGGGTCTCCTCGAGAACACCACCTCCCCTCGGGTGGATGGGATGCCCCGAGTTCGGAAGTGGTGA
- the LOC123594141 gene encoding histone H2A-Bbd type 1-like isoform X1, which translates to MSGRRRRQHRRRQRRRRRRDRRRQRRHAVSRSRRAELQFPVSRVERLLREGRYARRLSTSTPVFLTAVLEYLTANILELAGKEALDSHKMRITPEHVQRALGSNQHLKGLLENTTSPRVDGMPRVRKW; encoded by the coding sequence ATGTCTGGGAGGCGCCGCCGCCAGCACCGTCGCAGACAGAGGAGGCGCCGCCGCCGGGACCGTCGCAGACAGAGGAGGCACGCGGTATCCCGCTCCAGGAGAGCCGAGCTGCAATTCCCGGTCAGCCGCGTGGAGCGTCTGCTGCGAGAGGGTCGCTACGCCCGGCGCCTGAGCACATCCACCCCGGTCTTCCTGACCGCCGTTCTCGAGTACCTGACGGCCAACATCCTGGAGCTGGCGGGCAAGGAGGCTCTGGACAGCCACAAGATGCGCATCACCCCGGAGCACGTGCAGCGAGCCCTGGGCAGCAACCAGCACCTCAAGGGTCTCCTCGAGAACACCACCTCCCCTCGGGTGGATGGGATGCCCCGAGTTCGGAAGTGGTGA